One Mucilaginibacter ginkgonis genomic region harbors:
- a CDS encoding dipeptide epimerase gives MQNGLGVPTFGGSGYPLYLLRRMSLLSLTRSNIRLNYLHLKPIMKLSYQPFELELRHRFTIAKFSRTSTPLMLVQVEHEGQIGYGEASMVPYMGESYDTATAFLNKLDMGRIRFPFSFDMITSYLDSIAAGQPAIKAAIDIALHDLDGKLQNKPCWQLLGTEPARMPDTSFTVGIDTPEVLREKIKGGDDCEIIKVKLGRDNDKELINTIRSITGKPLFVDANQGWTDRQKSLEMTHWLHEQGVLLIEQPMAKTDPESNAWLSARSPVPIIGDEAVQRLADVGPAANVYNGINIKLMKSGGTHEAKLMINKARELNLKLMIGCMSETSCATLAAAALAPQCDWADLDGPFLTANNPYKMPQFTDGKWVLNNHAGLGLELAENIH, from the coding sequence ATGCAAAATGGTTTGGGCGTTCCCACCTTCGGTGGATCGGGCTATCCGCTTTATCTGCTTCGCAGGATGTCGCTGCTATCCCTAACGCGCTCAAACATTCGCCTCAATTATCTACATTTGAAACCAATCATGAAACTCAGCTACCAACCCTTTGAACTGGAGCTTCGGCACCGTTTTACCATAGCTAAATTTTCCCGCACTTCAACCCCGCTTATGCTGGTGCAGGTAGAGCACGAAGGGCAGATAGGTTACGGCGAGGCATCAATGGTGCCTTACATGGGCGAAAGTTATGATACCGCCACCGCTTTCCTCAATAAATTAGATATGGGGCGGATAAGGTTTCCGTTTAGTTTTGACATGATCACCAGCTATCTGGATAGCATAGCGGCAGGTCAGCCTGCTATCAAAGCAGCTATTGACATTGCCTTGCATGATCTGGATGGCAAACTGCAAAATAAACCCTGCTGGCAACTCTTAGGAACCGAACCCGCCCGAATGCCCGATACCAGTTTTACCGTTGGGATTGACACGCCAGAGGTATTGCGCGAGAAAATAAAGGGCGGCGACGATTGCGAAATCATTAAAGTTAAACTGGGCAGAGATAATGATAAGGAACTAATTAACACAATCAGGTCTATCACTGGTAAGCCGCTTTTTGTAGACGCCAACCAGGGATGGACGGACAGGCAGAAAAGCCTGGAGATGACGCATTGGCTGCATGAACAAGGGGTGCTTTTAATTGAACAACCCATGGCAAAGACCGACCCGGAAAGTAACGCATGGTTAAGCGCCCGCAGCCCCGTCCCTATTATTGGCGATGAGGCTGTACAGCGTTTGGCAGATGTTGGCCCTGCAGCAAACGTTTACAACGGCATCAACATAAAGCTAATGAAATCCGGAGGGACGCACGAGGCTAAGCTGATGATCAATAAAGCCCGGGAATTGAATTTGAAGCTGATGATTGGCTGCATGAGCGAGACCAGTTGTGCCACCTTAGCCGCAGCAGCCCTTGCCCCGCAATGCGACTGGGCCGACCTTGACGGGCCTTTCCTTACAGCGAATAACCCTTATAAAATGCCTCAGTTTACTGATGGTAAATGGGTGTTAAATAACCATGCGGGTTTGGGCCTTGAGCTTGCAGAAAATATCCATTAA
- a CDS encoding DUF6515 family protein encodes MKTFSSSIFKIGLAMLIMFAISTTTMAQRGGRGGGGFRGSVGIRGGFGGGYRGGFGYGGPRVGVGFGYGGFRSYPRVGLSIGVLPYGYYPFSWGGNPYFYYGGAFYAPYGSSYQVVAPPVGAEVPSLPSGAKPINIDGVQYYEFNGVYYKEAITPDNKKVYVVSGKDGVLNTNADGTVSPDVTVDQPQDQMPHVGDMTDKLPDGSRKVSLNGKRYWITPEDIYLEEVKTDNGTSYRVVSVPGNEQ; translated from the coding sequence ATGAAAACTTTTTCTTCTTCCATTTTTAAGATCGGCCTTGCAATGCTGATCATGTTTGCTATATCTACAACTACAATGGCTCAGCGTGGCGGCCGCGGGGGCGGTGGTTTCCGTGGCAGTGTTGGCATCCGTGGCGGTTTTGGCGGCGGCTACCGTGGTGGCTTTGGTTATGGCGGCCCACGCGTAGGCGTAGGGTTTGGCTACGGCGGTTTTCGTTCGTATCCAAGAGTTGGCTTGTCAATCGGTGTATTACCATATGGCTACTACCCATTTAGCTGGGGCGGCAATCCTTACTTTTATTATGGCGGTGCATTTTATGCGCCTTATGGTTCATCATACCAGGTGGTAGCTCCGCCGGTAGGCGCAGAGGTACCTTCGCTTCCATCAGGGGCTAAGCCTATTAATATCGATGGTGTTCAATATTACGAGTTCAACGGCGTTTATTACAAAGAGGCTATTACCCCCGACAATAAAAAGGTATATGTAGTATCCGGCAAAGATGGTGTGTTGAACACCAATGCAGATGGCACAGTTAGTCCGGATGTAACGGTAGACCAGCCTCAGGACCAGATGCCGCACGTGGGCGACATGACTGACAAATTACCCGACGGATCGCGCAAAGTAAGCCTTAACGGTAAAAGGTATTGGATAACACCGGAAGATATTTACCTTGAAGAGGTAAAAACCGATAACGGCACAAGCTATCGTGTGGTAAGCGTTCCGGGTAACGAGCAATAA
- a CDS encoding rhomboid family intramembrane serine protease gives MQEYFTYAPVASVIFAATLIASLLAFYNEELHLKWMLHPYSINRGSKFYTVITSGFIHRDWSHLLFNMISYYFFAFRLETRLGHWQFAVLYFASLVLSDLPSIQKHKNDIWYHSLGASGAISAVIFSGILFDPLAGMYLMFIPIAVPAIIFGVLYLIYCWWASKASRDNINHDAHLFGALSGIAITIILMPGVIPLFLRQLGAR, from the coding sequence ATGCAAGAGTATTTTACCTACGCGCCGGTAGCTTCGGTCATTTTCGCGGCAACACTAATAGCTTCATTGCTGGCATTTTATAACGAAGAACTGCATCTTAAATGGATGCTGCATCCCTACAGTATCAATCGCGGTTCTAAATTTTACACCGTGATCACCAGCGGCTTCATTCACCGCGACTGGAGCCACTTGCTTTTCAATATGATCAGCTATTATTTTTTCGCGTTCAGGCTCGAGACGCGGTTAGGCCATTGGCAGTTCGCCGTCCTTTATTTTGCAAGCCTGGTGTTAAGTGATCTGCCATCTATCCAAAAACATAAAAACGACATTTGGTACCACAGCCTTGGTGCATCCGGGGCCATTAGTGCAGTGATCTTTAGCGGGATACTATTCGATCCATTGGCTGGCATGTACCTCATGTTTATCCCTATCGCCGTACCTGCAATCATCTTCGGGGTATTGTATTTAATTTATTGCTGGTGGGCTTCAAAAGCCAGCCGCGATAACATTAACCACGATGCACACTTGTTTGGCGCCTTAAGCGGCATAGCTATTACCATTATTTTAATGCCCGGGGTGATACCTTTGTTTTTAAGGCAATTGGGTGCGAGGTAA
- a CDS encoding OmpA family protein, which translates to MKNRTIKTAFFGIAIASACVIGQGCNSFTKTQKGAAIGAGAGGAVGAFIGKSAGNTALGAIIGGALGGTAGALIGHKMDKQAAEIQQTVPGATVSREGEGIVVKFDSGILFDVNQTALKGAAQTNLDKLATSLQNNPQTNIMIIGHTDNTGSDAYNQDLSVRRAEAVKAFLTSDRVSGSRLSTTGKGESEPIADNTTADGRAQNRRVEIVIVANDQMKSEAKQQGQ; encoded by the coding sequence ATGAAAAACAGAACAATCAAAACAGCATTCTTCGGCATAGCGATAGCTTCGGCATGTGTTATAGGCCAGGGCTGTAACTCTTTTACAAAGACACAAAAAGGCGCAGCCATAGGCGCGGGCGCGGGTGGCGCTGTAGGCGCATTTATAGGCAAAAGCGCGGGTAACACCGCCTTAGGTGCTATTATTGGCGGCGCTTTAGGCGGTACAGCAGGTGCTTTAATAGGCCATAAGATGGACAAACAAGCCGCGGAAATTCAGCAAACTGTGCCCGGTGCAACGGTATCCCGCGAAGGCGAAGGCATCGTAGTAAAATTTGATTCGGGTATATTGTTCGATGTAAATCAAACCGCGCTTAAGGGTGCAGCGCAAACTAACCTGGATAAGCTGGCAACATCACTGCAGAACAACCCGCAAACCAATATCATGATCATTGGTCATACCGACAATACGGGTAGCGACGCTTATAACCAGGATCTGTCGGTTCGTCGTGCCGAAGCGGTTAAAGCATTCCTTACATCTGACAGGGTAAGCGGTTCACGCTTGTCTACTACCGGTAAAGGTGAATCCGAGCCGATAGCCGATAATACAACTGCCGATGGCCGCGCTCAAAACCGGCGTGTCGAGATTGTGATTGTGGCAAATGACCAAATGAAGTCAGAAGCGAAGCAGCAAGGACAATAA